From the genome of Acidaminococcus sp.:
CAATCTTTTCGATATCTTTCGGATCAACGGCAAGACCGGGAACCGTACCGGCGCTCTTCATAGCTGCCAGGCATTCCTTGGCAAAATATTCCAGCGTGGATTTCAGGATGTAACGGGAGTCCACGAATTCATTATTGTGCTTCAGGAAGCACGGAATACGCAGGGTGCCGATCATTTTGCCCGATTCTTCATCAAAGTTTTCATGGTTGTAATCGACAAACCAGTTGACGCTGCGGTCAGCTACCATGTCGACACGCGCATCAGAAAGCGATGCTACGCCCGGCAGTACAACGGAAGAACCGTCGGTCTGTGCCGTATGGTCGTAGAGCATCTTATCCATATCGTCCAGCAGGGCGCTGATAGGAACTTTTTCATCCGTGTCATTGCCGGCAAAGTCAATACCCATAAAGGACACAAATTGTACTTCCGGATGCTGAAGCAGCAGGGCACGCAGAGTGTCCGGCGTCAGCTGGCTGGGTTTAATAACGTAAAGCAGGTCCTTTTCATACATGATAATTACCCCTTTCCTATCTATCGCCTTTTACTATCTTTACTATGAACCGCAGCAGCGAAACTGCCGGATTCATTAGCTGCCCTATTTGTTTTATAAATAGGGGTCATTTAAATTACATGGCTTATTATAGCACAACCTTTTCATGTCGGCTAGTGTTTTTTATCATTTTTACGAACAATTTATTTTTTATATTTTTATCTGTTCGATTTTTAACCATTTTTTAAATGATTTACGGGATTTTTACATTAATAAAGCGGGAAGTTTCGAGTTTCGTCCGAACATTGGAGTGGTGGCTAGGTGATAGTGGATAGTACTGTAGTGCGGGCAACTACATTGGCGGATTCTTGAGATAGATTATTGCTGGCAGTTAGTCTCAGCCTTCGGCAGAGTTGTCCATCACCCACCGCTTTCCGGAAGGCCCGATACTATCGGGCCTTCCTGCGGTCCTCCCTCTTCAATGTCGCGCAGCGACGTCGAAGAGGGTCACTACTGCCCCGATTGGGGTGTTAGTGTAGATTTAACAGCGTTTCTATCGGACCAATTCTTGTTGTCTGACTGACCACCCACCGCAAGCGGTCCCCCTTAACTTACTTTCCTCCCCCACTTCGTGGTCCTTCCTTCCTAAAGGACGGAGGTGGCAGAGGAATTCCAAACCTTACGGTTTGGCTTAACTAGCAAATAAGAGGGCTGAGGGCTGGTGCTGTTATTTTTGCTTCCACGTGCGGATAATGGCATGCGACACGCGGCCAGCGGTTTTATAATCCCAATTGTTTGTAACGCTGCAGAGCATCATGATAGGCGGCAATGATGGCTTTAGATGAAGTTCCGAAATAACGGGCATTGATATCTGCTTCAATCTGGGCGTTTTCCGTAAATTTATGGGCCATAAAAAGTTTCTTGATGAAATTACGCGTCAGCGAAAGGGTCGCATTGCAGTCGACATCCACGATTTCCCCATCCTTGGTAAGCTCGAAGGCAATATAGAATATGCCATAGATTCGAGTGATGGCATTATCCAGGCTGGTACGCGCCTCACCGGTCAAATAAATTGTCCTCTTGTCCATTCACATTCACCCTTTCATCACTTGCTGATAAACCAGAAGGGAAAGTTTCCCGATAATTTCTTTTCCCGCAGCCGGAGAAGGCTGATTGCTTGTGAGCGCCACGAGAATGTAAGGATGGTCCGGAAAAAGAAAAATTCCCGCATCATTTTCAACACCCGTAAGATCCCCGCATTTATGAGCAAGCGGCACATCTTCCGGCAAATAGCGCTGCAGCCTGTCGCCCTGCTGCTGGCGTTTCAAAATATCCAGCATCAGAGCCGAAGCTTCCTTACTGACCAGGCTGCCCTCGTAGACTTTCTGCAGAATCTGCGCCGCATCATCCGAACTGATAAAATTATCCCGCCCTTCCTGCAGCGCTTTTGCGTCCATCATCCGGCGTCCCAGTCGGGCAGCTTTGAGACCGAGACGGCGGCCCATCCGGTTAATGTTATCCATGCCCAATAGACCAATGAGAAGGTTCGCTGCTTCATTATCGCTCACAATGATCATGAGCGTGGCCAGTTCTTTCAGGGTAAACGTATGCCCGGGAGCCAGCTCCTTAAGCACGCCGTCCCCGCCGGTCCAGTCTTTTTCCGTAACCGTAACTCTCTTATTGAGGGACATTTCGCCTGCGTCCACTCTGCGCAGCAATTCGGCCAGGATCAGCAATTTGATGATGCTGGCTGAAGGTACAGTCTTGTCACCGAACACGGAAAAATGAATTCCTGTTTTTAGATCTATAAAAGAAAGGCAAACATTCCCTTGTCCGTTTTCTTCTATCATTTGTTCAACCCGATGCTGCAGTTCCATGTTGTTCTAACCCCTTCTTTTTTTGATGCGCTAAATTTCCAAAAACATGATAGCACAAAAGGCATGAGAATCGCATCAAAGAATTAAGAACCAGCAGAGTGGCTAGTGAGTAGTGGATAGTACTGTAGTGCGGGCAGATTGTTGGGAGAAATTAAAAGTCAGATAGCAGATGGCAGTTAGCAGATAGCTTCAGATAGTAAAGCCTTCGGCAGAGGGGTATGCCTACGGCTTTTGATTAAACTTTCCTCTGACCTGAATTCAAGAAACTGCTTTTATAATTTGGCTTTCACAGACGGATGGCGGGCAGCAATATTTTTCTATTATAAAAAATGAATATGATAAATATAATAATTCTTTACAGTTTTTCATTGTTTCTTCATTTTTCATTGCTATACTGTGTTCAACATCTCAAGGAGGGATACACCATGAAATATAGTGTGGATACCATTTTAAAGTCTATGAAAAAAACTGCTGCTGTGCTGGGCGTTTTCACGCTGATGACCGGTATTTGCGGAGCAACCCTGTCTCAAACGGAAGCCGCAGACCGTAAGGACGGCCGTCCGCCTATTGTGGAAAACAAGAAGAAACCGGACGCTCCTAAGAAAATCAAGGAAAAGAAGCCGGCTCCTCCCAAGAAGGTAAAGAAACAAGCTCCTCCCAAAAAGGCAAAGAAGCAGGCCCCTCCCAAAACGGAGGAGAAGAAACCGGCTCCTCGCATCAATTTTGATAAATAAAAATACCGCGCCGGAGCGCTATGATTTAGATTAAAAAAACAGATGTTCCGGATTCCGCCGCCTTATGGTCCTGTTTGGTGCCATTTGGCGGCGGTTTTATTTTATGAAGTCGTTTGCAGGAACCGGCTGAAAGGTTAAAAGGGAGAATATAATTCGGGAACAATGAAGACATGATAGTTCTTTCTTTAATGCTCCTTTTTTCACTTACAAGCTGCCAACCACCACAATGGAGCTCTTCTCCTCTCAATGCCACAAGGCGGTGTAGAAGGAAGCTGATGAAGAATGCCAAACCTAACGGTTTGGTTTCATTAAGGCGACACGCGGCCAGCGTTTTTCCCAGACATAAAAAATAACTATGGAAAATATAATGATTATTTACAAATCTTCATTTTTTCTTCATTTTACATTGCTATACTGTGCTCAACATTTCAAGGAGGGATACACCATGAAATATGAAATGGACAAAATCTGGAGTTCTCTGAAGAAAACAGCTGCCGTGCTGGGCGTTTTCACGCTGATGACCGGCGTCTGCGGAGCAACTCTGTCTCAGACGGAAGCTGCAGACCGTAAGGACGGTCGTCCTCCTATCGTAGAAAACAAGAAGAAACCGGACGCACCTAAGAAAATCAAAGAGAAGAAACCGGCTCCTCCCAAGAAGGTAAAGAAACAGGCTCCTCCCAAGAAAGCCAAGAAGCCGGCTCCTCCCAAGAAGAAGATCAAGAGAGACGAAAACCGCCGCGGTAACAAGAATGTAAAGCCGCCAATGGCGCCTCGCTTCAATTTTGATAAATAAGAATACTGACCGCGCTGGAGCGGTATAGTTTAACTTAAAAATCAGATACTCCAGATTCCGCCGCCTTGATACATTCAGTCCTCGTTGGTGCTGAGTGTGTTAGGAGTGGCGGTTTTATTTATGCAGCGACCGGCGTAAAAGGGGCCGTGACAAAATAAAAAGCGCTTTTGGCCTATGGCATATAGCCTCGTCTGCAGCAGTGTAGTAAGACTTTTAAGCAAAATAAAAACCTGAAATTTAGCAGATAACCCAAATTTTAGGTTTTATTTTTATAAGTTCGTAGAAAAATGCCCTGGCAATTTTTCTTCCACGGGCGACCGGCGTAAAAAGGGGCTGTGAAATAATGCGCAAGTATTATTTCACAGCCCCTTTTTTAATTATGAGCGCAATTTTTAGTTACATCTATGCTTACAAATTGCTCAGCACAGCGCCGCAGATCATACCTGCGAAGTTACCGATAGCCGCACCCAAAACGCCCATCAGTACACCGATACCGGCGTAAGAGGCATCATAAGCAGAAGCCACAATCGGTGCAGAAGCAGCGCCGCCGATATTGGCGAGGGATGCCGTGGAAACCATGCACAGATCCCAATGGAAGATCTTCGACAGGATGAACATAAGAACGACGTGAACGGCCAGAATGAAGAAGCCGTAAACAACCCACATCGGTGCAGACAGCAGATCCGTGACGGATGCCGTAGAAGCCAGGAGGGAAACAACGGCGTACAGATATACGCTGGAAAGTTCTTCCACAGCCGGCACTTTGCCAAGCGGGGTCATGGCGCAAATCAGGCCAAGAATCGTAACAAACAAGGTCGTCATGGAACCTTTATCAAACATAGCAAGGCCCACAGATTTCAGCATGGTGTTCAAAGAAGCACCGACGCTCTGGGAAATTGCAGAAACAACGAGAGAAATACCAATCAGGAAGATCCAGTCGGTACCCGTAGCCTTTTTCTTTTCCTTGGCTACTTCGGCAGCAGCAGCATCAGCTACAGCCTGCAGTTTGGAAGTATCGGCTTTCGTCGCGTTATTCCATTTGGAAGCATAGCGCACCATGAGGAGCAGCAGGGCAATCCATACAGAATAGCAAACCGTATCGAGGGCCAGGGCGCAGCTGTAAGCACCGGCATCTACCGGCAGTGCAGCCTGCATAGCGGCCATGTTGGCGGAACCGCCGACCCAGGAAGCATAGAGGGCAGCCACGGCACCCCAGGTATCTTTCCCGAGGAAACCTTTGAAAATCGGATAACCGACTACAAAGCCGACGAACAAGGTCAGTGAACAGCCGAGGAAGATAGCTACCATGCGTCCGCCCAATTTAGCAAGTTTGCGGAAGTCGCAGCGCAGCAGCATAACAAAAATCATGGCATAAAGCAGATTGTTCTTCAACGCTTTATAAGCTGCCGAAACTTCCTTGGAATGATACAGGCCCATAGTGCAGAAGACCATGTTCAGCACGTAAATCCACACCAGAGGCGGAACAATATTGAAGATTTTCCACTTCGTGTACTTTTCCAGAGCCAGCAAGATACCGGCAAGGCACATCAAGAAAGCGATGTACGTAAAACCATTGGTAATAACCATAATACCACTCCCCTTTTTCGCTCGAACCTTTCCTATTCATCCAGATATTTAATACCGCGGACACCCGTGACACCAAGGCCCGGTGCATCAGAAACCGTGATTTCCTTTTCATTGAAGACAGCGCCGCCTTCGACCGGATCTTCCGTGCAAAGTACCGGACCATCGAGGTCGACGCGGGTAATGACTTTGCGGGCACAAGCCAGATGAACGGCCGCGTTGACACTGACTTTAGCTTCCAGCATGCAGCCAATCATGCACTCGACACCGCAGACATCGGCCAGCGTAGCAATTTTCAGTGCGTTTGTCAGGCCGCCGCATTTCATCAATTTGATATTGATGAGGTCTGCCGCCTTCATTTCAACGACTTTAAGAGCATCTTCCACACTGAATACGCTTTCGTCGGCAAGTACCGGTACATAGGAGCGTTCCGTAACATATTTCAGACCTTCCAGATCGTGCGCTTTAACCGGCTGTTCAACGAGTTCGATATCAAGGCCCTGTTCCTGCATCTGGTTCAGCAGCCGAACCGCCTGTTTCGGGCTCCAGGCCTGGTTGGCATCAATACGGATGCGCGGCTTATCGCCGACAGCCTTACGGATAGCGACGAGCCGGGCCACGTCAAGCGTCGGATCAATACCGACTTTGACTTTCAGCGTATCATAACCGCGTTCAATGGCATTGATGGCATCGCGGGCCATCTCTTCCGGCGGATTCACGCTGATGGTAATATCCGTCACAATCTGATGGCGGGCACCGCCGAGCATCTTATACACAGGAATGCCGTATTTCTTACCGTACAAATCCCACAGGGCAATATCGGCAGCCGCCTTGGCGCTCGTATTCTTGACGATACATTTCTGCAGATCCTTGGTCAGATCTTCAAAATCATCGACATCGCGGCCGACCAGTGTCTTGCTGATATGGTCCTGAAAGGCACCGATGATGGCGCCCGTCGTATCACCCGTAATGGCACCCGTAGGAGGCGCTTCACCAAAACCGACTTCTCCCGTGTCGGTGTGAATTTCGACAATAATGTCCTCCACGCTGTCCACGCTTCTGAGTGCTGTCTTGAAGGGAACCCGGAGCGGGACCGAAATTCTTCCCAGTCTGACCTTTGTAATTTTCATTTTCACCCTTCCTCTCTGCTACCTGGAAAATAAAAAAGCCCCAGCAGGACACACGTCGCCGTGTACCAGCTGGGACTCATCATGCTCCTTGAACTGTGGTGCAGTCCACACAAAATGAAGCAGCTCTTTATTACAGGATAGTACGAAATTGTTTCCATGTCAATCAAATTATCAAATTATTTAGCATATTGTGTATTTTGTATACAGGATGTATGGTAAAGTGTTTCAGTATCATAAAAAAGCTGTGGCGCTTCGCGCAGAAAGAAGAAAGTGGGTAGTGGATAGTGGAGAGTGGTTAGTACACCCGTGCGGACAGCTGCTTTGGCGGATTCTTGAGATAGAATGCGAATAGCAGGAAGTTTTTTCTTTACTGCAAACTGCTTGTCAGTTTGCCTCCTCCAGTGGCGACCTGCAACCAGCGACGCGCGACCGGCGGTTTTAAATGGCAGATAGCCGATAGCAGTTAGCAACAGTTAGCGAAGCCTTCAGCATTGACAATTTTATTCTGGCCATATAAAAGTAGTTTCCTAAATTTCCCTTACACCTGCCTTTTAGCCGGCCGCCAACGGTGGCCGAAGCCTCACCGCCGGTTGCCGAAGGCAACCTCAGCAAGCCGCCATGGGCGGCTCAAGCCGAAGGGCGCAGTCGACCAAAGCCTTCCCATCAAACCGCTCGTCGGTTTGTTTCCTCCATTGCGACCGGCGACACGCGACACGCGACCTGCGTTTTCTCTCTTGACAAGCACTTTTTTCGCAAGCTACGATAAGAGCAATATTTAAAATGGGGGTAAGGAACATGGAATTACTGCTGGCAAGGACGCTGCTGCACCAGGTCATCATTATGTTTCTGCTTGTCGGAGTCGGCTATCTGCTGACAAAGGCTGGTAAAATCACAGATGCCGGCAGCAAAACGCTGGGAAATATCCTAATCTACATTTCTCTCCCCTGCGCTATCATCCGGGGATTCCAGGTACCTTATTCAGAGCAGACACTCTTCCATCTCGTGCTGAGTACGGTACTCGCGGCAGTCATTCTGGCGCTCTCCATGATCATTGCCCGCCTGACGGCTCGCGGGGATGCCATTGCGGCATTTGCCGGTGCTTTTTCCAATCCCGGCTTTTTCGGGATTCCCATTATCACGGCGAGCTTTGCCGAAAGTACCGTATTTTATATAGCGCCTTTCATCGCCCTCCTCAATATGTGCCAGTGGACGTACGGAGTGAGTCTCCTTGTCGGAGAAAAAACCTCCCTCACGCCGAAGAAAATTCTGACGGCGCCCTTTATGATTGCCATCATCATCGGTTTATTTTTCCTTTTCACGGGGCTGCCCATGCCCAGTCTTGCAAAGCAATGCGTCGGCTATCTTGCCGGCATCAATACACCGCTTGCCATGTTTACTATCGGTGTCTATATGACCAAGGTGAATTTTCTCAGCATGTTCCGCCGCGTTCGGCTCTATCTGATTTCACTGACCCGTCTCATCTTGATTCCGGTATGCTCCTTCGTGATTCTTTCCCTCCTCCCGCAGTGCCCGCTTGAGATGCGCCTTGCTCTCCTTATCGCATCAGCCTGCCCGGTAGGTTCCAACATTGCGGTCTACGCCGATCTGCACAATAAGGATTATCCCTATTCTGTCCAGACGGTTGTGATTTCCACGCTGCTGTCTATCATAACAATACCTATTATCGTGCAAATTGCCGAAAATCTATGGAAATGAGAGAGTGATTAGTGGGTAGTGGGAAGTGGTTAGTACACCCGTGCGGACAGGTTGTTGGGTAAAGCCCGAGGCAGATAGCAGATAGCATTTAGCCGATAGCAGCAGTTAGCGAAGCCTTCGGCATTGACAATTTTATTCTGACCATAAAAAAGTAGTTTTCTAAATTTTAATTACACCTGCCTTTCAGCCGGCCGCCATTGGCGGCCGAAGCCTCACCGCCGGTTGCCGAAGGCAACCCGAGCAAGCCGCCAAAGGCGGCGCACGCCGGGCGACGCAGTCGCCCCAAAGCCTTCCCGTCAAAGCGGCAAGCGCTTTGACGGGGTCCATTTTGCTTTCTTTTTTCAAATCGGTATAATAGAGGGCAGATATGAACGAAGGAGGATTTTCTTTTATGTTTCATTCCAGCTTGACCCGCGGCGTTCTTATTGCCGCGTTATCTTTTGCATTTGCGCTGCCGGCGTTTGGGCCTTCCATTTCTGCGGAAGCAGCCACCAAGGCCGCAGCCACTACGACCGCCAAAAAGACAGTAAAGTCGACGGCTAAGAAAACCACTAAAAAGACTGCCAGAAAAACAACAAAGGCTAAAAAGACGACCAAAAAGCCGGTGAGTGCCGTCAGCCCCATTAAAGGCGGCGTACCTTCCCAGGCTTCCAAGGCAGCCCTCACCAAAGAACTCAACGCCATGATTGGCAATACGGGCACCCACGTACCGGGGCTCGGCGTCATCGCCTTCAAGGACGGCAAAGAAGTCTACAGCCATTTTGCCGGACGCCGTCATATCGGAGCCAGTTCCGGCGGCAGCGACCTGCCGATTACGCGGGATACGCGCTTCCGGGTAGCATCCGTCTCGAAGATGTTCACGGGCTTTACGATCATGCAGCTCGTCGACCAGGGCAAGATTGACCTTGACGAAGATATCAGTCATTACCTCGGCTATACACTGCGCAACCCGAATTTCCCAAACACCCCGATTACGGTACGGATGCTCCTTTCCCACACGTCGTCCCTGCGTGACGGCAGCTACTATTCTTTGCCGCCTTCCGTCTCCATTCGGGAATATTTCCGTCCCGGCAGCGACTACTACAGCAGTAACCACTTCGGTTCCAAATGGCAGGCACCGGGAAAGTATTTCGTCTATGCCAATATCAACTTCGGTGTCCTCGGCACCATCATTGAACGCGTCACGGGACAGCGTTTCGATAAATACCTGAAGTCCCATATCCTGACCGACCTCGACACGGAAGCCAGCTTCTTTACGGCAACGCTGTCGCCGCACGCTTTCTCTAACCTCGGCACCATCTACCGCAAGAACAAAGGCTCCTACTGGAATGAAACGGGTCCCTGGATTCCGCAGTGCGATGACTTCCGCGGCAAGCAGCCCACGCCCTGGACTTCCCCCAGCGGTTACAGCCTGAGTAACTACCGCGTCGGTACGAACGGCACGATTTTCGCGCCGCAGGGCGGTCTCCGTATTTCCTACGAAGAATTGAGCCATGCGCTGCGCCTCCTCATCAACAAAGGTGTCTTCAACGGCCGCACCGTCGTTCGTCCCGATCTCATGAAAGAAATGATGACGGAACAATGGCGCTATACGCCGGCCCATAAGAACGGCGATACCTACGGCGGTTCCATCGAAGGCTACGGTCTTTCCCTCTACCCGATTTACGGCAAAGGCACAAGCCGCGTCGTCAAAGACCATGTGCTCAACCTGTGGGGACACACCGGTGAAGCCTATGGCCTCCTCTCCGGCGTCTTCGTTATCCCCGGCACGAAGGACGGCTTCATCTACATCATGAATGGCGAAGCTGTTGCCGAAGATACGGATTCCCGCAGCGCCGGTAAATTCAGCGGCAACTATATTTGGGAAGAGAATATTATGAATGCGATTTGCAGGCATTTGTATTTCGGTGAATAAAGAAAAGCTGTAGTTAAAGGCACCTGGCCAAATAGAGTCCTCGACTTGTCTCGGACGTCTATTTGGCCAGAGTTTTTTCTAAGGAAGTTTCCGCCGTCCTCTGCAGAATCCAACTCCATCTGCTTTGTCAGACCGGATTGTGACCACTCGACGTACGTCTTTTGTACGACTTCGTGGCCCCAATCCAGTCTTTCGCGCATATGGAGCTGTCTTGCAGCAGAGTCCATCAGAAACAAAAGTAAAAAGACAACGTGAAATCTAAGCGTATGCTCCAAAAGAAAAAGGCTACCATCCATCGCAGCGATTCTAATTTTATCAATGCTGTTTGCAGTGAATGGTAGCTTTTATTTATTTTTCTATTTTGTTTCGTATTTATACAGCCAGTAGATATGTTGTCTTTAGTCAGGCGAGATGCTTTAGCCAGGCGAAACACCTTGGCCAGGTGCCTTTATACTTCTTCGGTCTTCACAGTATGAAAAATACCGTTTTTACTTCTCACCCAATCATTCTGGTTTTCAAACTTCACCCAACCTTCAACTCCGTTGGCATTTCTTACGCAGAGCCAAAGATCAGAGTGTGTATAAATCTGGTTTGAATTCGTCCGGAGGAGACCGATCCGTCCGCCTTCCGCGATGACGGAATAGACGCCTTCGCCCCGATAAGCGAGGAATCCATAGAGTTTACCTTCATAGGAGTAGAGATATCTGCGCGGATATGTATGAAGTTCGTAATCCACAATCCGGGCTGAGAAGCCCGCACTGATGACGCCAAGAGGATAACTGTCACTGCGCGGTTCGGCGAGAATGACCTTATCCTGCCGCGGAATCACGCTGCACTCCAGCGGACTGACGGGCAGTTCTCCGTTCACGGCGTGGTGCAGTACATAAACGGGCGGGAAACTGCCATAAGGATAGTACCCATCTGCTGTTCTTTTCTCAGCGCCCAGTCTTTCCACGGCCGCCGTTCCGACCTGGGCAAGGACCTGCCCCTTGGCCGAATGAAGCAGTTCGTCTTCTTCGATTTTTTCGCCGTCATAGTAGATATCAAAGGTAAGCTGACGGTCCCCCTGCCGCTTTTTCAGGTACAGACCGTGATACTCAAACGGTGTCTGCGCCGGCATTTCGGCACGATCTGCCTGTACGTCACTTTCGGAAAGGGTATATGTTTTAAACTGTACTGTAATTCCCTCGCTATCTACGTCAATGGCACGGGCCGAGCTGAGATCGGCAAAGGTTCCCTGCTGCGCATTCCGGGATAAATAAGGATAATTCGAGTTATTATGCCACCGCAGCACTTCTTCCGTTGCGGCAGCAGCCGGCTGAGCGTTTGTACTGACCGGTGCCGCCCCGGCCGCAAGGGGCATTCCCAGCACGGCAAAAAGAATCAGATAGCGTGTGAATGTATGAATGAACATAACAATCTCCTTTGGGTTTGATAGGAACATTGTACCATATTGCCGCCCATTTTGACGAAATGACGTGAAGGGCAGGTCAAAAGCGCTTTTATTCTTCTCTATAGCTGGAGTACAATGGTAGTATCAATGCTAAAGGCGGTGGCTGTATGTTAAATCGTGAAAAGTGGGATGCTTATCTGGCATCCGGCGGCAAGGGGCTGGCGGCACTTTTTGAAAAAAGCCTGACCGGGTTGTGCG
Proteins encoded in this window:
- a CDS encoding DUF3870 domain-containing protein, encoding MDKRTIYLTGEARTSLDNAITRIYGIFYIAFELTKDGEIVDVDCNATLSLTRNFIKKLFMAHKFTENAQIEADINARYFGTSSKAIIAAYHDALQRYKQLGL
- a CDS encoding class A beta-lactamase-related serine hydrolase, with product MELQHRVEQMIEENGQGNVCLSFIDLKTGIHFSVFGDKTVPSASIIKLLILAELLRRVDAGEMSLNKRVTVTEKDWTGGDGVLKELAPGHTFTLKELATLMIIVSDNEAANLLIGLLGMDNINRMGRRLGLKAARLGRRMMDAKALQEGRDNFISSDDAAQILQKVYEGSLVSKEASALMLDILKRQQQGDRLQRYLPEDVPLAHKCGDLTGVENDAGIFLFPDHPYILVALTSNQPSPAAGKEIIGKLSLLVYQQVMKG
- a CDS encoding DUF819 family protein; amino-acid sequence: MVITNGFTYIAFLMCLAGILLALEKYTKWKIFNIVPPLVWIYVLNMVFCTMGLYHSKEVSAAYKALKNNLLYAMIFVMLLRCDFRKLAKLGGRMVAIFLGCSLTLFVGFVVGYPIFKGFLGKDTWGAVAALYASWVGGSANMAAMQAALPVDAGAYSCALALDTVCYSVWIALLLLMVRYASKWNNATKADTSKLQAVADAAAAEVAKEKKKATGTDWIFLIGISLVVSAISQSVGASLNTMLKSVGLAMFDKGSMTTLFVTILGLICAMTPLGKVPAVEELSSVYLYAVVSLLASTASVTDLLSAPMWVVYGFFILAVHVVLMFILSKIFHWDLCMVSTASLANIGGAASAPIVASAYDASYAGIGVLMGVLGAAIGNFAGMICGAVLSNL
- a CDS encoding dipeptide epimerase, with protein sequence MKITKVRLGRISVPLRVPFKTALRSVDSVEDIIVEIHTDTGEVGFGEAPPTGAITGDTTGAIIGAFQDHISKTLVGRDVDDFEDLTKDLQKCIVKNTSAKAAADIALWDLYGKKYGIPVYKMLGGARHQIVTDITISVNPPEEMARDAINAIERGYDTLKVKVGIDPTLDVARLVAIRKAVGDKPRIRIDANQAWSPKQAVRLLNQMQEQGLDIELVEQPVKAHDLEGLKYVTERSYVPVLADESVFSVEDALKVVEMKAADLINIKLMKCGGLTNALKIATLADVCGVECMIGCMLEAKVSVNAAVHLACARKVITRVDLDGPVLCTEDPVEGGAVFNEKEITVSDAPGLGVTGVRGIKYLDE
- a CDS encoding AEC family transporter, with product MELLLARTLLHQVIIMFLLVGVGYLLTKAGKITDAGSKTLGNILIYISLPCAIIRGFQVPYSEQTLFHLVLSTVLAAVILALSMIIARLTARGDAIAAFAGAFSNPGFFGIPIITASFAESTVFYIAPFIALLNMCQWTYGVSLLVGEKTSLTPKKILTAPFMIAIIIGLFFLFTGLPMPSLAKQCVGYLAGINTPLAMFTIGVYMTKVNFLSMFRRVRLYLISLTRLILIPVCSFVILSLLPQCPLEMRLALLIASACPVGSNIAVYADLHNKDYPYSVQTVVISTLLSIITIPIIVQIAENLWK
- a CDS encoding beta-lactamase family protein is translated as MFHSSLTRGVLIAALSFAFALPAFGPSISAEAATKAAATTTAKKTVKSTAKKTTKKTARKTTKAKKTTKKPVSAVSPIKGGVPSQASKAALTKELNAMIGNTGTHVPGLGVIAFKDGKEVYSHFAGRRHIGASSGGSDLPITRDTRFRVASVSKMFTGFTIMQLVDQGKIDLDEDISHYLGYTLRNPNFPNTPITVRMLLSHTSSLRDGSYYSLPPSVSIREYFRPGSDYYSSNHFGSKWQAPGKYFVYANINFGVLGTIIERVTGQRFDKYLKSHILTDLDTEASFFTATLSPHAFSNLGTIYRKNKGSYWNETGPWIPQCDDFRGKQPTPWTSPSGYSLSNYRVGTNGTIFAPQGGLRISYEELSHALRLLINKGVFNGRTVVRPDLMKEMMTEQWRYTPAHKNGDTYGGSIEGYGLSLYPIYGKGTSRVVKDHVLNLWGHTGEAYGLLSGVFVIPGTKDGFIYIMNGEAVAEDTDSRSAGKFSGNYIWEENIMNAICRHLYFGE